A genomic window from Silene latifolia isolate original U9 population chromosome 11, ASM4854445v1, whole genome shotgun sequence includes:
- the LOC141615362 gene encoding uncharacterized protein LOC141615362: MTNGTGNGGNGKGGGDKKIEAIPPSSPLYLHPSDTPSLKLTQTTFDGENYAIWADAIRNGLDAKNKLGLIDGSVTKPATGSSAENELEAVAWRQCNAMVKAWIRAAIDPKLHSSISFNTSTVKEIWDELEERYSVGNAPRVHQLKSDLNECRLGKQSVVEYYTRLKAIWDELASHSKVPQCTCGAATALAKEKEEERVHQFLMGLDSPIYQNIRTNLLMEDNITSLSRAYAIVLREERHVALTRGKEEQTKAAMAVKVANGGKGSSSAPVSDPAGDGPVRCTHCNKWYHTEDNCWEKHGYPSRGRGRGRRGGRGSGRGGRGYNSQVANAAHVGEDEPSFENLTSQEVQQIRAFLSTKSEGSSKLSGPVYEDADWTG, from the exons ATGACTAACGGAACTGGTAATGGAGGTAATGGCAAAGGAGGGGGCGACAAGAAGATCGAAGCAATTCCGCCCTCTTCCCCATTATATCTTCATCCTTCCGATACCCCAAGCCTAAAATTAACACAAACCACGTTTGATGGTGAAAATTATGCCATCTGGGCCGATGCCATACGCAACGGTCTCGATGCGAAAAATAAATTAGGTTTGATTGACGGGTCAGTGACAAAACCCGCCACTGGTTCGAGTGCAGAAAACGAGTTGGAGGCAGTTGCATGGCGTCAATGCAACGCCATGGTTAAAGCCTGGATTCGTGCCGCTATCGACCCAAAGCTCCACTCGAGTATTTCTTTCAATACATCCACCGtcaaagaaatttgggatgaaTTGGAAGAACGCTATTCGGTTGGTAACGCTCCTAGGGTGCATCAACTGAAGAGCGATTTAAATGAATGTCGCCTTGGCAAGCAATCTGTGGTTGAATATTACACTCGTCTCAAGGCTATATGGGACGAGTTGGCCAGCCATAGCAAAGTCCCTCAGTGTACTTGTGGTGCAGCCACAGCCTTGGCAAAGGAGAAGGAAGAAGAGCGAGTTCATCAATTTCTAATGGGTTTGGATTCGCCTATTTATCAAAATATTCGAACTAATCTGTTGATGGAAGATAATATTACCTCGTTGAGTCGAGCATACGCAATTGTTTTGCGCGAGGAAAGACATGTGGCTCTCACCCGAGGAAAAGAAGAGCAAACCAAGGCGGCTATGGCGGTCAAGGTTGCTAACGGAGGCAAGGGAAGCAGCAGTGCACCGGTAAGTGACCCAGCAGGAGACGGACCTGTTCGCTGCACTCACTGCAATAAATGGTATCATACGGAAGACAATTGCTGGGAGAAACACGGCTATCCATCAAGAGGCCGTGGGCGTGGGCGTCGAGGAGGCAGAGGCTCGGGCAGAGGAGGCCGAGGATACAATTCCCAGGTTGCCAATGCTGCTCATGTTGGTGAAGATGAGCCATCCTTCGAAAACTTGACGTCACAGGAAGTTCAACAAATACGTGCTTTCTTGAGTACAAAATCAGAAGGTAGCTCAAAGTTGTCAG GACCAGTCTACGAGGACGcagattggacggggtga
- the LOC141615363 gene encoding uncharacterized protein LOC141615363 — translation MRSDDSSHEKTIKGFVEDETLIEGKIKRSSIEVHSSDKEYSRLSEYYLCSSPPESPCRTDEEVIDHSQTIETAKVALEYYNKKHHTHYELAEPVVSNGSLWSGGLWIHANFKAFDLSKKSHGDSSTKLFFAELKVCRKSGVPKDVVTACRPLNGAKRTTCCEMCGGSIFHPTGRFRQGLYAAKPGDLRPRQNRRVT, via the exons ATGCGCTCTGATGATTCATCTCATGAAAA GACAATCAAAGGATTTGTTGAAGATGAGACTCTGATTGAGGGAAAGATTAAGCGCTCTAGCATTGAAGTTCATTCATCTGATAAGGA GTACTCTAGACTATCAGAGTATTATTTATGTAGCTCTCCACCAGAATCGCCATGCCGAACTGACGAAGAGGTGATAGATCACTCACAAACTATCGAAACTGCGAAAGTAGCACTAGAGTACTATAACAAGAAACAT caTACTCATTATGAGTTGGCAGAGCCTGTCGTGAGCAATGGCTCTTTGTGGAGTGGTGGACTTTGGATTCACGCCAATTTTAAAGCATTCGACTTGTCCAAGAAAAGTCATGGGGATTCTTCTACAAAGCTCTTCTTTGCAGAACTGAAGGTTTGCCGAAAATCTGGTGTTCCAAAGGATGTGGTCACTGCTTGTCGTCCATTAAATG GTGCTAAAAGGACTACTTGTTGTGAGATGTGTGGCGGAAGTATTTTTCATCCAACCGGGAGATTCCGTCAAGGACTTTACGCGGCCAAGCCAGGTGACTTGCGTCCTCGTCAGAATAGGAGAGTCACATGA
- the LOC141612393 gene encoding uncharacterized protein LOC141612393: MGAEVIADNSNKRSRADDSSDEKKCARLSEYYLCSSPPESPGLTEAEAKDQSQTIRSAKLALQYYNSKHNTHYELKEPLLSNGSLWRGGLWIHANFRASESSKKSHKSTTLFFAELTVAGFKSGVAKYSVTACRPLNGSEKTPCEMCDGEIVHPTGRFRQGLYETKPRDLRPRRNGRAI; the protein is encoded by the exons ATGGGAGCTGAAGTAATTGCCGACAATAGCAATAAGCGCTCTAGGGCTGATGATTCATCTGATGAAAAAAA GTGTGCTAGACTATCAGAATATTATTTATGTAGTTCTCCACCAGAATCGCCAGGCCTGACTGAAGCAGAGGCGAAGGATCAGTCACAAACTATCAGAAGCGCTAAACTAGCACTCCAGTACTACAACAGTAAGCAT AACACTCATTATGAGTTGAAGGAGCCTCTCCTGAGCAATGGCTCTCTTTGGCGCGGTGGACTTTGGATTCATGCTAACTTTAGAGCATCTGAATCATCCAAGAAAAGTCACAAGTCTACAACGCTCTTCTTTGCAGAACTAACGGTTGCTGGATTTAAATCTGGTGTTGCAAAATATTCAGTCACTGCGTGTCGTCCATTAAATG GTTCTGAAAAAACACCTTGTGAGATGTGTGATGGAGAAATTGTGCATCCAACCGGCCGATTCCGTCAAGGGCTTTATGAGACCAAGCCACGTGACTTGCGTCCTCGTCGGAATGGGAGAGCCATCTAA
- the LOC141615364 gene encoding uncharacterized protein LOC141615364: MSSINPPNWDKILFIWDFAGPQKIPIIQEAIQQRKDCCAYAAIGSHIEYNVRIAYANQGISLPSERLVDDKKWETNLTTIVGNPVRDPWLLLKDAKANGVPLFNELTFNTDENYHFKNCDPVSMKNVIRSYTLVVEFVVRDDYSHNGETPYMGRGIVLKKRDNKPHTHAVVVVGEYEDDSLFTPNETIEPLWVYQNSDGDKDKSFLRNGLNVIRHSLLIGAYCGESYATNVLLDKIEAGKVKSFRQTKRVNPEILAKARKAP, translated from the exons ATGTCGTCAATCAATCCTCCAAATTG GGACAAGATACTCTTTATTTGGGACTTTGCAGGACCCCAAAAAATTCCAATCATTCAGGAGGCTATTCAACAAAGGAAAG ATTGTTGTGCATATGCAGCTATTGGTTCTCACATTGAGTACAATGTGAGAATTGCATATGCAAATCAAGGGATCTCATTGCCATCCGAAAGGTTGGTTGATGACAAGAAGTGGGAAACGAACCTTACGACAATTGTCGGAAATCCGGTTCGTGATCCTTGGCTTCTTCTCAAAGATGCCAAGGCTAATGGTGTCCCACTCTTCAACGAGCTAACCTTCAACACTGACGAGAATTATCATTTCAAAAATTGTGATCCAGTGTCCATGAAGAATGTCATCCGATCTTACACTTTAGTTGTAGAATTTGTAGTACGTGATGATTACTCTCATAATGGGGAGACTCCTTACATGGGAAGGGGAATCGTGTTGAAGAAACGCGATAACAAACCTCATACCCATGCCGTTGTCGTTGTTGGGGAGTACGAGGATGACTCGTTGTTTACTCCCAATGAGACAATAGAGCCTTTGTGGGTTTATCAGAATTCCGATGGTGACAAAGATAAAAGCTTTCTTCGTAACGGGCTTAATGTCATTCGACATAGTTTGTTAATAGGAGCATATTGTGGAGAGAGTTATGCAACTAATGTGCTACTCGACAAGATAGAAGCCGGGAAGGTGAAGTCGTTTCGCCAGACGAAGCGCGTGAATCCCGAGATCTTGGCAAAGGCACGAAAAGCACCTTAG